From Methylocystis sp. ATCC 49242, one genomic window encodes:
- the nuoG gene encoding NADH-quinone oxidoreductase subunit NuoG, with amino-acid sequence MTKILVDGVEVDVPGEFTLLQACEEAGAEVPRFCYHERLSIAGNCRMCLVEVKGGPPKPQASCAMSVKDLRPGPNGAPPEVLTKSPMVKKAREGVMEFLLVNHPLDCPICDQGGECDLQDQALAFGGDSSRYSENKRAVEDKYIGPLVKTEMTRCIHCTRCVRFTAEVAGTGDMGAIGRGEDMEITTYLESAMTSELQGNVADLCPVGALLPKPQNFRARPWEYQKTETIDVMDALGSAIRVDSRGREVIRILPRVNDAVNEEWISDKTRQIVDGLKTQRLDRPYVRENGRLRPATWQEAFEAIAAKRKATAPARTGAIVGDLAAVEEIFALRLLMQQLGTPNIDCRQDGAKLDPKFGRASYLFNATVAGIDDADALLIVGSNPRKESPVLNARIRKRWLRGDFKISVVGEKADLTYDYDYLGAGADSLLRFIQEGKPAGRLLVIVGQGALARPDGDAILALAAQAAQKFGGVGDGWNGFSVLHTAASRVGALDLGFTPAAGGMDAQAMAKAGALDLIFNLGADELAIEPGAFVVYIGTHGDRGAHRADVILPGAAYTEKSGIYVNTEGRVQLASRVVFPPGEAREDWAVLRALSGALGQALPFDSLAALRKKLVEVHPHFARIDQIAAGDAADIGKLAIHPAVAMKDAFVPAIEDFYLTNPIARASAVMAECSALAQGRLKQAAE; translated from the coding sequence GTGACCAAGATTCTCGTCGATGGCGTCGAAGTTGACGTGCCGGGAGAGTTCACGCTTCTGCAGGCGTGCGAGGAGGCGGGCGCTGAGGTGCCGCGCTTCTGCTACCATGAGCGCCTGTCGATCGCGGGCAATTGCCGCATGTGCCTCGTCGAGGTGAAGGGCGGACCGCCCAAGCCGCAGGCCTCCTGCGCAATGTCGGTGAAGGATTTGCGTCCGGGTCCGAACGGCGCGCCGCCAGAAGTTCTCACCAAATCGCCGATGGTGAAGAAGGCCCGCGAAGGCGTTATGGAGTTCCTGCTCGTCAACCATCCGCTCGATTGCCCCATCTGCGATCAGGGCGGCGAATGCGACCTGCAGGATCAGGCGCTCGCATTCGGCGGCGACAGCTCGCGCTACAGCGAAAACAAGCGCGCGGTCGAAGACAAATATATCGGCCCGCTGGTCAAGACCGAGATGACGCGCTGCATTCATTGCACGCGCTGCGTCCGCTTCACTGCGGAAGTCGCGGGCACGGGCGACATGGGCGCCATCGGCCGCGGCGAGGATATGGAAATCACGACCTATCTCGAAAGCGCGATGACCTCGGAGCTCCAGGGCAATGTCGCGGACCTTTGCCCGGTCGGCGCGCTGCTGCCCAAGCCGCAGAATTTCCGCGCGCGTCCGTGGGAATATCAGAAGACCGAAACCATCGACGTCATGGACGCCCTGGGTTCGGCCATCCGCGTCGACTCCCGCGGCCGCGAAGTCATCCGCATCCTGCCGCGAGTGAACGACGCGGTGAATGAGGAGTGGATTTCCGACAAGACGCGTCAGATCGTCGATGGTCTCAAGACCCAGCGTCTGGATCGCCCCTATGTGCGCGAGAATGGTCGTCTGCGTCCCGCGACATGGCAGGAGGCCTTCGAGGCCATCGCCGCCAAGCGCAAGGCGACGGCGCCCGCGCGTACGGGCGCGATCGTCGGCGACCTCGCGGCGGTCGAGGAGATTTTCGCGCTCAGGCTGCTCATGCAGCAGCTGGGAACGCCGAATATCGATTGCCGTCAGGATGGCGCCAAGCTCGATCCGAAATTCGGGCGCGCGTCCTATTTGTTCAACGCCACCGTCGCCGGTATCGACGACGCCGACGCGCTGCTGATCGTCGGGTCCAACCCGCGAAAGGAGTCGCCCGTTCTCAACGCGCGAATCCGCAAGCGCTGGCTCAGGGGCGACTTCAAGATTTCGGTGGTCGGCGAAAAGGCCGATCTCACTTACGACTACGACTATCTCGGCGCGGGCGCGGATTCGCTTCTGCGGTTCATTCAGGAAGGCAAGCCGGCGGGCAGATTGCTCGTGATCGTGGGGCAGGGCGCGCTCGCACGCCCGGATGGCGACGCAATTCTCGCGCTCGCCGCGCAGGCCGCGCAGAAGTTCGGCGGGGTCGGCGACGGCTGGAACGGCTTCAGCGTCCTCCACACGGCGGCGTCGCGCGTCGGCGCGCTTGATCTCGGCTTCACGCCGGCGGCGGGCGGCATGGACGCGCAGGCGATGGCCAAAGCGGGCGCTCTCGACCTCATTTTCAACCTGGGCGCCGATGAACTGGCGATCGAGCCGGGCGCCTTCGTCGTCTATATCGGCACGCATGGCGACCGCGGCGCGCATCGCGCCGACGTGATCTTGCCCGGCGCGGCCTACACGGAAAAGTCGGGCATCTATGTGAACACGGAAGGCCGCGTGCAGCTTGCCTCACGCGTCGTCTTCCCGCCAGGCGAGGCCCGCGAGGACTGGGCCGTCCTGCGCGCACTTTCCGGCGCGCTCGGGCAGGCGCTGCCCTTCGACTCGCTTGCGGCTTTGCGCAAAAAGCTCGTCGAGGTCCATCCGCATTTCGCGCGCATCGATCAGATCGCGGCGGGCGACGCGGCCGATATCGGCAAGCTCGCCATTCATCCGGCGGTCGCGATGAAGGACGCTTTCGTCCCGGCCATCGAAGATTTCTACCTCACCAATCCGATCGCGCGCGCCTCGGCGGTCATGGCGGAATGCTCGGCTCTCGCGCAAGGCCGGCTGAAGCAGGCGGCGGAATAG
- the nuoF gene encoding NADH-quinone oxidoreductase subunit NuoF, whose translation MLSDSDRIFTNLYGLGDRSLAGARKRGQWDNTKALLAKGRDKIIEEVKASGLRGRGGAGFSTGLKWSFMPKDVDPRRPHYLVINADESEPGTCKDREIMRNDPHTLVEGALVASFAMGAHACYIYVRGEFIAEREALQRAVDEAYAANLIGKNNVHGYPFDLYVHHGAGAYICGEETALIESLEGKKGMPRLKPPFPANVGLYGCPTTVNNVESIAVVPTILRRGPNWFAGIGKPNNTGTKLFSISGHVNRPCNVEEAMSISFRELIDTHCGGVRGGWDNLLAVIPGGSSVRCVPAHQIIDCPMDFDSLVKLGSGLGTAAVIVMDKSTDIIRAIARLAYFYKHESCGQCTPCREGTGWMYRVVQRMVEGRANKKEIDMLFDVSKQIEGHTICALGDAAAWPIQGLITHFRDVIEQRIDQYTANPHPEPVREAAE comes from the coding sequence ATGCTCTCCGACTCAGATCGCATCTTCACGAATCTTTACGGCCTCGGGGATCGCTCGCTCGCCGGTGCGCGCAAGCGCGGCCAGTGGGACAATACGAAGGCGCTTCTCGCCAAGGGCCGCGACAAGATCATCGAGGAAGTGAAAGCCTCGGGCCTTCGCGGCCGCGGCGGCGCAGGTTTCTCGACAGGCCTCAAATGGTCCTTCATGCCGAAGGACGTCGATCCCAGGCGTCCGCATTATCTCGTCATCAACGCCGACGAGTCCGAGCCCGGCACGTGCAAGGACCGCGAGATCATGCGCAACGACCCGCATACGCTGGTCGAGGGCGCGCTGGTCGCCTCCTTCGCCATGGGCGCGCACGCCTGTTACATCTACGTTCGCGGCGAGTTCATCGCCGAGCGTGAGGCGTTGCAGCGCGCCGTCGATGAAGCCTATGCGGCCAATCTAATCGGCAAGAACAACGTCCACGGCTATCCCTTCGATCTGTATGTCCATCACGGCGCCGGCGCCTATATCTGCGGCGAAGAGACGGCCCTGATCGAGAGCCTCGAAGGCAAGAAGGGCATGCCGCGCCTGAAGCCGCCGTTCCCCGCGAATGTCGGCCTTTATGGCTGTCCGACGACCGTCAACAACGTCGAGTCGATTGCCGTGGTTCCGACGATCCTGCGTCGCGGCCCGAACTGGTTCGCCGGCATCGGCAAGCCCAACAACACCGGCACCAAGCTTTTCTCGATCTCCGGCCATGTCAACCGGCCGTGCAACGTCGAGGAGGCGATGTCGATCTCCTTCCGCGAACTGATCGACACCCATTGCGGCGGCGTTCGCGGCGGCTGGGACAATCTTCTCGCGGTCATTCCCGGCGGTTCGTCGGTGCGCTGCGTTCCGGCGCATCAGATCATCGACTGCCCGATGGATTTCGACAGCCTTGTAAAGCTCGGCTCGGGCCTCGGCACGGCGGCGGTGATCGTCATGGACAAGTCCACTGACATCATCCGCGCCATCGCGCGCCTCGCCTATTTCTACAAGCACGAGAGCTGCGGCCAGTGCACGCCCTGCCGAGAAGGCACCGGCTGGATGTATCGCGTCGTGCAGCGCATGGTCGAAGGCCGCGCGAACAAGAAGGAAATCGACATGTTGTTCGACGTGTCGAAGCAGATCGAGGGCCACACCATCTGCGCGCTCGGCGACGCGGCGGCGTGGCCGATTCAGGGCCTCATCACCCATTTCCGCGACGTGATCGAACAGCGAATCGATCAATATACGGCCAACCCGCACCCGGAGCCGGTGCGCGAGGCGGCGGAGTGA
- the nuoH gene encoding NADH-quinone oxidoreductase subunit NuoH, which produces MNAITAYLAESPVLLALIKSVLIAVVLLIYVAYVILADRKIWAAVQLRRGPNVVGPWGLLQSFADFIKFALKEPVIPDTANKGIFLFAPFIMATLSIAAWAVVPVSDGGWVVGDINVGILYIFALSSLGVYGVIMGGWASNSKYPFLSALRSAAQMVSYEVSIGFVIITVLLCAGSLNLTEIVRAQDTPYGMAGWYWLRLFPMFVIFFVSALAETNRPPFDLVEAESELVAGFMIEYSATPYVLFMLAEYVAIVTMCALLTILFFGGWLPPANIAPFTWVPGVIWFILKVSFFFFFFAMVKAFVPRYRYDQLMRLGWKVFLPISLVMVIIVAAVLQFGPGAVAS; this is translated from the coding sequence CTGAACGCAATTACCGCCTATCTCGCGGAAAGCCCCGTTCTGCTCGCGCTCATCAAGAGCGTGCTGATCGCGGTGGTTCTGCTGATCTATGTGGCCTACGTCATTCTCGCTGACCGCAAGATCTGGGCGGCGGTGCAGTTGCGTCGCGGCCCGAATGTCGTCGGCCCGTGGGGTCTGCTTCAAAGCTTCGCCGACTTCATCAAATTCGCCCTCAAGGAGCCGGTGATCCCGGACACCGCGAACAAGGGCATCTTCCTGTTCGCGCCATTCATCATGGCGACGCTGTCGATCGCCGCCTGGGCGGTGGTGCCGGTGTCAGACGGCGGCTGGGTCGTCGGCGACATCAATGTCGGCATCCTCTATATTTTCGCGCTTTCGTCGCTCGGCGTTTACGGCGTCATCATGGGCGGCTGGGCGTCGAACTCGAAATATCCCTTCCTGTCCGCCCTGCGCTCCGCCGCGCAGATGGTGTCGTACGAAGTCTCGATCGGCTTCGTCATCATCACCGTGCTGCTCTGCGCCGGTTCGCTGAATCTGACCGAAATCGTTCGCGCGCAGGACACGCCATACGGCATGGCCGGCTGGTACTGGCTGCGCCTGTTCCCGATGTTCGTCATCTTTTTCGTTTCGGCGCTGGCCGAGACGAACCGTCCTCCCTTCGACCTCGTCGAGGCGGAATCCGAACTCGTCGCCGGCTTCATGATCGAATATTCGGCGACGCCTTACGTGCTGTTCATGCTCGCCGAATATGTGGCGATCGTGACCATGTGCGCCCTGCTGACCATCCTGTTCTTCGGCGGCTGGCTGCCGCCGGCGAATATCGCCCCCTTCACCTGGGTGCCGGGAGTCATCTGGTTCATCCTGAAGGTCAGCTTCTTCTTCTTCTTCTTCGCCATGGTGAAGGCGTTCGTGCCGCGTTATCGGTACGATCAGCTTATGCGTCTGGGCTGGAAAGTGTTCCTGCCGATTTCGCTCGTCATGGTCATTATTGTCGCCGCGGTGCTGCAGTTCGGCCCCGGCGCGGTCGCGAGCTGA